The Glycine max cultivar Williams 82 chromosome 17, Glycine_max_v4.0, whole genome shotgun sequence genome contains the following window.
atttcattttaaatccaaaaataaaaaaactcacaaCCAtctcaaacaaattttaaaataagtgtttttttatacaaacattattttaaaagacatgTAAGATttgcttttttaaaataaataaaaacttaaaacggtttattaagaacaaataattaaaaaaactactttattaaaataaatacttattttaacaaataaatttaaatacgtTATATCTAAAATCAATTCTAAATTGAGAATAAATTCACCAACTAAATCAACTTACAAAGTGTGAATAAGTTAGTATTTTGGCCTTTTGATGGGTGCTTAGTTTAGCCAGGTACGTATAGGTGTCCATCATTGTAATacgctttttttatatattaaaaatacgaAATTAATTCGACAGAAATTTCTATCAAactgttttttctttcattcttcgatttattactattatatttttaatacaattggTGCTGTAATTTTTCATACTATTTGTTTGGTAGCTGAATTTTCTTTTCTGAAGTAAATTCTAAGTTGTCTGATTCTAATTCTGTTTCGATTCTCGAATTAATTACGTCTAATTTTTGACACGCTAGTCTCATGGTCTCACCGATGAAGCAAATCAAGGCCTTAAACTTAGCTAAAGAGatactattatttttactttttcccCCTTAATTATTTGGAACAAGCTAATCATGTTGTTTAACCAATATATATCGATATAAAGTATTTATGGatttcaatgaaaaaatatttatacttttcCCTTCCAGAtcaatttcttatttataaaatttaaactctaAATCTTATATAAAATATGGAACTATAATATTACTCGTACCAACGATATATTAATAaacctaattatattttttctttctcctctaaaaataaaatttaaatattaaaagatttcCAATAATACATGCTGCGGTTAACAATTTttacaacatattttttatttataagaattaaaaataaatatcaatatcttatttaatcaattaaattagattCTCTTGATATTTTACTTGTAATGTCAACCGAGCCTATACTAATTAAGTGTAAAACGGTGCTAATGTGACGagaaaataatatacaattaaATATTCGCATTGGAACATTTTTTATCTTCGAACATTTTTTCTAGCTTATTTGATGAATGTTTGGATGTGTAATATGCTTTGTCTAGTGTAAATATGatgaaagaatatatttttcaatttttctttaaaaatcaataaaattaagtaattgttcctttaaaataaattaaagcatacacaaaaaaaaaatcagattataaatattttgaattatgttaaCTAAGATTCAAGCATACACTAAAAATGTAGTTTGACATAAACTGTTAAAGACCTAGAATTAGCTCTCGTCATTTTCATAAATGCGAGTAGAGATATCAAAATAGGATTTGCTGGCAAAAACAACAAAGATGAGTTGTGTCAGACCAAGTCAGTATTCATTTTGCAGGATCTAGTGAAGTTAGCCCATTTTTTGTACAAATTTATAtgcattttataaataaaaaaatatcaagctAAATAATTGGTCAAATGATTTTTAAGCTTATGTTTCACATGGGTATGGCTAGGTGTagcaattttacaatttttccaTTTTGTCATCTTATAAAAGAGATACGGATCAGCTAatctgtaaattaaaaaaaacacttatggATTGGGCTAATTCATAATTTATATCAGACTTATGAATTACTTCATTCGTATCTTTTTTAcagaataacaaaatgaaaaaaatggtgaaaTTAATAGTTGCAGCAATGCCGGTCTCACAAGTGTAGTATGACTTGACTGGCTTATTAGGTTGGCTCAATTGATCTAATTCTTTTTAGGCTTTAATTAAAGAGTTCAATAATAGTTCAGCTCTAGACAACCTAACCCATCAGACCAAATGAACTTTGATAGCTTTGGATGTGAGTTTGATTCTCCTTAACATAGCTAAAATCTCATTTGGTGGACAACTCTTCTCACAAATATCTTCTAGCATCCAAAGGCTAGCTAAGTAGTTGTAAGTTAATGAAACAACTTGATAGGAATGGGGTCACCCTGGGCGTCTTGATAATATTGGAGTATTCTTTTATTCTACCACTTTCACTAGAAAAACCGATTAAAGTGTGGTTTGTATTAgattataaactataaatataaatcattcatttattgttgatttaatgcactttataaaaaaaattgtgaatactctataattaaatttataaacatttttttactggATATTTGTAAACATATAatgtatattttgtaatttcaagGACAagctaaaatattatattaataagttGATAAAGAGATGTAACATAGTTGCGATAATCTTCACATATCAGTATTGTTTTGGAGCTGGAGACATTCTTCGTGATGAACTTGGTCATtttacaaaagcaaaaaaaCAGTGTGGCAATATGCATGGAATTCTAGAAGCAAAGAATGCGGAGGCATGGGGTCTTCTACAAGCAATTCAATGGATAGCTTATAATAGCAAACTCTACTGAAAATTTGGATTTTCATGTTTTATTATCTAAATGTAGGGatgctcttttttcttttacaaactcTATGATTAATTTATTGGTTGTATTTACTCTCTTATAAgtatatttacttaaaaaaaagttgataaagAGATATTTAATGCGTTTATacttaatgttaaaaaatatgtttcaaaGGCATATTTTgacaattaaaaatagatattttgaCTGAAAtagtaattatgaaattatttattggaaaaatatttttcaaagaataaaatatattgatattttgaatttttttatttcctaatttaaatgttgttatataataatattaatatttgatgatgaAAGTGTTGTTAGGTACTCcgttcttatttaaaaataatatttaatatttagtaaTCAATATATGTAATAATTACTCTCAagtcaattataaaatatatattaactctTTTTGacagaataaaatatatattaactaatCGTTAAagtattaacatatatatatatatatatatatatatatatatatatattaactaataccatataaaatttctaacaattttaatttcatgtaaatatattgtcaaatatttatataaaatattttatgctaAAGTGTGGagtaaattttacaaaattcgtaaacttattttatatttgaaaacaacTAAAACGTTGACTGCATTTGTTgacttttcaaataattaataaatcaaaacaCATTAATGTCTTCTTTTGGTGCAAAACACACTTTAATGTCTGTCCCTTGTATATCCAATCCATTTCATGAGTGTAAAAGTGTGTTGATATACTTGAAAACGTCCATACGGAATCGTCTTTTAGTTGACAAATTTGGTTATGTTTTGAAAACTAGCTGTATACATAttgtaaccaaaaaaaattgtcacaaacacacgtcttttatatttttattataaaaatattattcttttattagttaaatcACTATTAAAAGTATCAATGAATAGTCCAATATAATTCACAGTATTGTAGAAAACAGTCAccaaaagttttagaaatacGTACAAGCTAGAACCTAATTGAATTCTTTTTCCACACAGTGCGTGCGTAagtacatatttataatttaagtttgatttaCTTTACTTGTAAATTGAGCTTCCAAAGCCAATTctgttttttattctatttcaaATTGAGTTTTAAGGTATAATTAAAGCAAAATTCAATTTGTAATCAGacaaatcaaaaattaaataagttttttcagTTTTACTTATTAAATGTATATTAAGGTCTTTTGACTAAAAATCAAACACATCTTTAGTAATATAGAGAATTAGTGTgatgatataaattttaattatattcacACGAGGGTGAACgatttatgttaaatttgtatgatatgtaaaattttattgagTCAGTAATAATgataaactaaaaattagatCAGGAAGTTGAAAAGCattcatgattgattggaaagaaaaaaagtatccTCAGTGAAAGTTGCtacattattttctttctatataAAGACTATAGCTTTCCTTCTTCCTATATTGCAAGTCCTCTAAAAAGTATCACACCCAAAATATTTCGTTGCTTGGGGTCAATGTGTCATGGTAAGTTactaaattatttaagaaattttaagtaggttttaaactatttttttatcatttcccAAAATTAATAAGTCCATATAGTAATTCATAACAATTTAAATTcgcgaaaaaaaaaacaattaaggaaACAAAAGACATATTGAATTCTCTCATAAGATCATATATCTAATAATTACATATTgaattctctcttctttcttgtcaaaggaaacaaaaaacaaaactacaACGCCATCAAGCACAAGAAAGAGAAACCTTTAGCATCAAATGCCACTAAAGAATCTAAAACAGGCAAACATTGAGAGAGAATCATGAAATGAGCATTAGCTTGATGACCCATATTAACCAAGTGATCAACACACTGGTTCGCTTCCTGAAGAACACGCTCAAGGGAGGCAGACCAATGATTGTCACGGGGCTACTTCCTAATTTCCCTAACCAAAGAAGCCAAAATCTGTGATTGAAACTGACTCATCTGGATGATTTGAACAACAATCGTTTAGTCCATATAAAAATTGGCCTGTTTGATGTTCAAGTTTGTAGCTAACTGGAtaccatcaattttttttatagttaatatATATCTTCTTTTATGATCATATAAATAACCCACtacacaagaaaaaaattatgtatggataggaaaaaaattaattctatttttttttcttttgaaatgtcaaaattattaataaatccaAACTTAGTATAAGGAGTGACCAACTACTCCTATAAATCAAGTAACTCATGTAAAGAACGAAGTAATAAAAGACGCGCGtaactaaatattatttttagcaaAAAAGACGTACAgatggtaatttttttatggaattcaAAATCTTGTTTTGATGAAGATAAAATAtagtatgaaaaatattatcagatgttattattaatgattttgataaattaatttaattaaaataataaaatcatatctcgtgatttgttaattaaaattttaaattttttcaagtaaatcaatttcaattttcaaattatttaaatggaGTGACTaagatttgattaaaaatattaattttacagGTGATGTAAACGcatcttatcctttttttttttttaatttgttaactaTTAAGAAAAGCACcgtttgaaatttttgttaCGGATGATCAAGAGTCGAGTTGCAAAGTGCGCGTAAAGGGGACTCGTCAAAGGAAGAGTCCACAAGCATTACATTACTACAATTACAACTTACAAGGTCCACCACCCTTCCCCGTGTTGGTCCACATATATATAGAGCAGAAAGTTACGGTGTTGTTGTTGGAGTCGCTTCACATTTCAAGTGTGACACTTCGAAGAACAAAAAAAGAGGCCAAGTCCTCCTCCGTTCCAGTGGCAATGGATGCACCGAATCCTTCTTCTTCCGGCGCTTCTCCGTTCCTCGCCAATCTTCCCTCTCGCGGCCTCTTCTCTTCCACCGTCGTTTCTTCCAATCCGGTACTGCAATTTCCCTTTCTCTCTTATCCTTTTTCTGATTTCCGATTTTGAACCTACCTGCATTCACTGCGGCGCTTTCGATCCGTGTGCTTATAGAACGTTTTCCCTGCTTTTATGCATGTACTGGCGAAACTAAGCGATTTGTTGTTTTAGGTTTTTTGTGTTAATCATGTGtgggtgtttttgtttttgcatctTTTCCTTGCTTTTGGTTTGTGGAATTGTAAGATCGCTTTGCTTGTTTAGTAGGGCAAAAATGCAAAATACTAGAAGAGATTGAATGGATTGAGGTTCTTGTGGAATTTTAATCTAATCTTGCTAATGTTGAAATTTGTGGTGTACGTGTTTTAGATTTCGCCTATCAATTGTCAAAATTACCAGTTTACCACAAAGAGTATTCGAGTTTCGTATTAGATAGTTCAAATGgtcttattttttatccttaattagtATTTGCTCCATTCCGACTTCCTTGTTGATTAGTAGGCAATAACAAAGTAAAAGGTAACGTCTGATGTTAAACTTGAGTAAGTAGGCAATGTATGATATGAAGTTTTCCATAAGCACTTATATGAACTTGAGTTAACCAACTTATGTACTTCAACTTTCAGAGAAGTTAGATTAGAgagtttttataaaacttaagtGCCTAAGTTATAGCACATCTTGTGCTTATTTCTTTCACGTtctcattaataaaattttcattgccttaaaaaagatattttaacttAAGAGAGAAACTCAATTCATTCTaactacttgttttttttttcccaagtGCTTATGGGGAAGTTTATTCAAACATGGCCACATCTTTTATTACTTTCTCTGATGcacacgttttttttttatgttgagtTGTAAATGTcgtgattttttctttttttcatggaaaattatttttcctccAATAGGTGGGACTTAGGAGACCTCCTGCTGTAAAATTGAAGcattaacttttaatatttttacgaGGTTATTAGTTATATGTGAGACATTATGATTGAATATGACCTTTTTGACTGTGCAGGGTGGAATGCGGGTCTATGTATGCAATCATGATACCTCACCACCAGGTCTTCGCATTCTTTACCTTGTAGTGTTTCAACATGCTGTTGCAACTTGTAAAGCATATTGTAACAGCTTCAAATATTTATGTTAGTCTGCCCCCAAGCAGTGACTTTagggaagaaacaaacaaaatctTTTATCCGTGTAGAAACTTGCTCTTCCCTAGAAACACCTGTAAGCTCTATAGTTATTAGTATGATGTATTGTTTAATGTTTGGTCACAAGTTTCCTTGTCATCACTATAGTTATTATGAATGgatatttttcattcatatggGGCATTTACTTGGCCAGATTCAAATGGTGTTTGTATACTCATAATTTAATCTTTGAGGCATGTCCATTGTCTGCAACTTTATAATGAAATAGTCTATATGTGAACATGTGAGTTCATTATGTATTTTGGCATGTTAGTGTTTAGTATATTTATTGCCACTTATCTTTGATTTGGTAGTCTTAATTTAGAGAATTCTAACATTGTAAATATAggtttgaaaaatgttttgccAACTTTTTGAAGCATGCTTAGAGCTTTATCATCTTTGTTTCCCTAACTTAAGattcataattcattttctaaatGGATCATGTTATTGAATTTCCATTCCTCTGTTGTACTTCATAGAAATTATGGTATCAATTAATATTGATGGATGGAAGTTCCTGCAATCCTCTTGGTTATATTGTCATAATATATACTCATCCTATAGATTTTAGCTATctctaaattgttttttttaaatagataattGTTGTTAAATAGACATTTTGACTCCCTTGTTTATGCAGAAGGTCAACATATTAAGACAAACCAACAAAACATACTGATTAGATCACTCACCCTCAAGAAACAAAAGGGTGATTCCAGCTCAAAGGATGGATCCGATGGTTCAAGAAAGAGGTATTATTCCCACCTTTTATGGAAGAGTGATATTTAAAGTGTATGATATGAATCATATGATCCATGTACAAAATTCCCAACCAATTTTTTGGCATTTTCTTTCTGTTGGTGAAAACTTATGAGATAATTTTTCTTAGAGCTTGGTTACTTGTGAATAAGATATCTGCCTCTCATTcgttatatttttatcttggtCCATTGTCATTAAACCCTATCTCATCAAACTATTTATCAGGAATGCTGAAAAGGGTTTGGAAAGAGCATCAgccaagaaaacaaataatcaaataaattccAGACAAGGTGAGTTCATATGATCATTATAATGTGTTTGCATCGGGTGAAAtctgaaatatatttaaagatttttGTCCTAACTTTCTTACATccatatatacatacatgttTTTgcttatgataaaaatattcatttttttcttgaggTTACTAGTTCAACTTCCTAATTCTCAAGTGGGTTCAGTATTACTCAACTCGTGGCTACTTTTCGAAGACTTTGATACATGTTCAGACATGCACATTAACCTCATTTTAAGTACattaataaacaatttttcatttttttttttgtaaatatgaaTTGATTCAGACAACAAATTCATGTTTGGCAATTTTTATTGAGTTCTATAAGGCATGCATTTATTAGTAGTTTATAAAAAGGTGCAAGAGAACACAAGAATGTGAGGATGTTCTCAATTGATTGTATAAGGTCATTTAATAACTTGCTTTTAAGTTCCATGTCCTCAAAAGTGCACATTGCATCCCAAACTCCAGGAGTGTTTTGACTGATATGAACCAAATCATTTTTGGTACAGTGTATCAAGCTGTGTTCTTGAAAGGATATTTATTATCAGTTGTTTAGGAAAAACTTAAAATGGAACCATGGTATGGTCAATTGGTCATTGGTGCTGTGTATGTCCttgtaaattcaaattcaaaattttcttggCAAAGACCTTTGTGTTTGAAGAATCTCAAAGTCATATGTCGGCTTGATGATTTATATTTTGAGCTTAACCTTTCAGATTATACATATATCTTAGTGTTTCCATGGACATCATCTTATTCTTTTCCTTTACATGATTTTGCATCATAGAGATGCCtgtttttgttttagaaattctTATCAAATTGAACTATTCATGTTTGATTGATTCATATAAAAGTAGTTGAATCTACTGAGAGGCAAGAACAACTGCATTCATtattaaaaatctttaaaaggCCAACGAACTTTCAGCTTGCTTTGCATGGCATGATTTTCCATGACTTTGATGTGGTGAATCTATTGGGGGATATTGAGCTATAGCAGGGCTACTTATCCCCTTCTCCTTACGCATGCTTGCATCTCTAATACAACCCCCCACCCCCACAATCCACCCACACCCACAAAAAGAGACTAATAAAGGATAATTAATGTAAACAAGACAAGTTGAGTTGCCTCTTAAGCTTAACTCAAGTGATTTTGAACTTGTGATTGGTAAGGATTTGAGTTgagttcatatgttcaagccATAACAATGGTTCGTAATTTTGGAAGAGACTTAGTAGGTTGGACTTGTTTTATTCCACACTATACATCAATTTTGTcttattatgattttaaatcATGCAGAGGGATCGAACAGTCAAACAACCACTAGGGACTTCCACCACCTGACTGTGGAGAGGCTTCGTGCGCTTTTGAAATCTAAAGGCCTTTCAACCAAAGGAAAGAAGGCTAGTATTTCAACAGTTTTAACATACATGCATACAAAAGTTGCATTGAGATAGAATATAGATGCAGGCATTTGGAAAACGCGGCCCACTGATTTGCTTGATAGTATTTTGTTTACTGGTGGCCCATGGTTGTCAACTGGTATATGATGGtcaatgattgattgattgttttCAAAGTGCTTAGTTTCCCACGTTATCTTCATTTGTATTGTTTGGGTGTTTGCTGTTCTAAtacgtgaaataaaatctgcAGGAGGAGCTTATTACTCGTCTAAAAGATGCAACTGGTTAAGCGTAGCATGGTGGAAGGAATACTCTGTTCATTAAGCATCCAAATGTAAGAGTAGTTAGTGTTTAATGTAACTTAGGATCTGGAACTAATATACATAAACCCAGTGCAAATTACAGTTACAGTTGAATATTATCGTTTTGGTGCTACTGTTTCATGACAATCagcattaattatgttttttgctGCGTGAATTATAGAGGTCAACGGTGGCTTTCAAGTAAAATTTACGATCCGCAGTtgaatattttccttttctatccATCTCTTTTTAAGTTAGACATGTAAATAGGTTCTATTGGTGACCTTTAGTGTCTGTATTGtcttgcattaatcattgttgtTGAGATTTGTTCATCAATCATCAAGCGGTCAGTACCAACATCAATTGTGCCATTGCATTTTTAACGCACGCATTCACGCCTTTAAAGGGTTTTTAGCTGAGGCCGAAGATGTTGGGGGAATAGATTCTTATGAGATTTTCAAATGACCAAGTCATATGAAAAATTGTGTATATCACACTCTATCTCCCTGATAATCattaaaacaagttttttttttatcaaactgtTTATAAAGAGACAGCCAAAATTTACATAGAacaattttgtgaattttaataaatttcaactaacaaTGATATAACTGAAAGAGTTTGTTAACATTCTTTTGGAAGAAAATCTATATGAAAATTATGTCTCCTTGACAACCATTATTAAACAagtcttataaaattttatgagtGACAATAAAGAGAGAACACAATTTTcgtataattttatcatttttaataaattttagttaataattttattgaaataacGTGGTAGGAAGTGTTAAAACTCCTTCGACAGAGAAAATCTTTAACGAAAGGAACCATTTTCAAATTGGATTAAGAGCAAATTTGgatgtgttttttttctcaagattataattataattatattgaaagaaaaaagttagtactattattttgataatttagatTATAATCTAAACAGAAAAAAAGGAACTTTTATGACAACCAAAagtttaacaaattattttttatagcttctgattttctattttattcttaacaattgataaa
Protein-coding sequences here:
- the LOC100817629 gene encoding uncharacterized protein, producing MDAPNPSSSGASPFLANLPSRGLFSSTVVSSNPGGMRVYVCNHDTSPPEGQHIKTNQQNILIRSLTLKKQKGDSSSKDGSDGSRKRNAEKGLERASAKKTNNQINSRQEGSNSQTTTRDFHHLTVERLRALLKSKGLSTKGKKEELITRLKDATG